The sequence below is a genomic window from Stigmatopora nigra isolate UIUO_SnigA chromosome 16, RoL_Snig_1.1, whole genome shotgun sequence.
TGATATCTACAATTAAGGAAGAAAAGTGATGGTGCAGTCTTATGTGTCAACAATTCATGTCATCACTTCCTAATCTTGGTTGTATAAATCAAAAGGACTtcagcttcctttttttttttgctggtatcACACACAGTGAAGTCCTAACTAACCAGCGACAATGTCTTTTTTGGATACTCTTCGTCAATGGGACGACGCTGTAACGTGTGTGGACAGAAAGAATTTGGCTGAAGCACTCAGGATGTTCTTATCCATCCAAGAACCGAACTCTAAAATTTGTTTTAACATAGGCTGTCTCCAGCTTTTGAACCAAAACTTGGATGCTGCAGAAAAGGTAGTAtggccttgtatttttttttatattaaaaccaTTGAATTTCTGGTATTTGATTGAGGAGAAAATAgggaataatgataataaaaatattgactATAATGTGATATTCTGTAGCCTGTAAGTGCAAGTCACTGAAAAAGAAGAAGTAGGACATACCGTTTCTGGTTTTTCTCACTTTAGGAAGTGAAATGGTTTGTGTTTTTAGGCCTTTGACGGCAGCATCTGCAAGGATGAACATCTGGCTGTGGCCTTCTTCCAAAGAGGAATTACCTTTTATAAAAAACAGAGGCAAGACTTATGTTATTACATCATTAACAACTACAAGTTGCTTTCTATGGTCATTtttcaagtgactatttttcatTTAAGGTACGAGGAGAGTGTCAGTGATTTCCAACTGGCCCACAAGGCTCTGAGAGGCAACCAGCTGATAGATTACAAAGTGCTTGGTCTCCGATACAAGTTATACGCATGTGAGGTATGACAGTGTTATTCATTTagtctaaaaaaatacactgaatAAATGTACCTTTTGCCATTTTGGATCTTAAACAAAGGTTCTACACAACATGGCTTTGGCAGAGGCTCACATGGGTCAATGGGAAAAAGCCCAGAAGAACCTGGTTAAGGCTCTCGAGTACAAGACAGATACAAAGATCTCAGTCCTTGACAGGGCTATGCAGTCTATCCTGGTCTGTTCTGATCTAGATCTTTTGATTCCTGTTTTAATGACATGTACCAATGCAAAATGtacattgagatttttttccttaCCTTTGGTGAATGTTTCTTTGATATGAATTCCAGAAACAGAAAGTTTATAAAGCAGTCGAGTTCCCGGCCACGGTGCTGTTTCGACCAAATAAGCATTATGTTGCTGAACTGGAGAAGAAGGATTACTTGGGAAAAGCCAAGGTTGCGCACATATGCATTTATCAatagtacaacaacaacaacaaaagaatacATCAAACCTGTACGTTTCTTCAAAATCTTTTTAGGTGGTTGCATCTGTTGTTCCTCGGGATCACTTCTCTGGATTTGCCCCTTTAAAGCCACaggtaatgtaatgtaatgagcTTTTTCTTAGGTACTTTATTTGAGAAAAACCCTTGAAATTGCATTAATTGACAACATTATCTACTCAAAATTTTCATCTACCATATGTATGTAACAAAACACTTTCATTCCTTCAAATGACATCAGGAACTTTTCTTCAGGTTAGGGTCTGGAAttaaatttggatgttttgacTAAGTTTTGCATATGTTTCAACCACAGGTTGAACAGGAACCGTCAGGTCCTAAGGAGCCCGAGGTTCTGAGGTAAAGTTGTGAAAACAATGACTTGAGTTCatatgaaaatgaatgtttacaaTACATTACTCACTACTACTCTTAAGGGCTTTGGAAGGAGACCCTCACATTGTGCGCTACGAGTTTATTCCCGAGACAAGCGATGAGCTGGCAGTTGTGCCTGGCAACATTGTGTTTGTTCTCCAGAAGGGTTCAGACAATTGGGCCTCCGTCATTTTTAACGGAAGAGTAAGGACTGCTTACCAATTCTTGAATAATAGTCTCTGCATTTGTATTTAGATCCTCACATTTGAAGTATGATTTCTTAACAGAAGGGACTTGTTCCTTACAATTACCTGGAACACCTGGAAATGTCCTTGGATACTAAGCGGAAGAATGTAAGAAACTCATGTCGtgggcaaaaacatttttattgaaagCTATAATTCTTTTTAATGCTTATTGGCAAACAGGAATTATCAGGACCTCCGAGTCGAGAACCCCCGACAAGGCCGCAGAGGAAACAAGGTTTTCGTGAATTATTCtaacaatttggaaatttggtgGAAGATAATAGTTtgtgaatgccatttttttttaaaggtcttAACCGTGTAGACACAAGTAATGGAGATTTTCAGCAGAAGGTATGAACACTATCATAAGAAAAGAAGAAAGTGTATTTGAATAATTATTTTGATTGGTTTTCAGGACGCCTGGCCTATTGACAATTCCTGCATTGTCAAAGTACGTTACACGTTCAACTTTGCATTGTCTCTAAAAAACGGCTCCACTTACTCGACCCTCATTGAAAAGATCAGCAAAAAACTGAACGTCTCCACCTTTTCAGTCACATTAAGGTAAgataaaataatatacatttccATAATTAAGCGCTGAACAAATTTACATTCAACCAAGGTTGACATCAGATCCAGCAAGTGTCTTGAATGAGGACACAGACATGAAGACTGTTTGGGGTCGTGCTCAAAACCAGCACCTCACATTATGGTGTTATACCAAAGAAGTGAGtccaacaaaattaaaatactcCCAAGAATACATACCAAATGACCACATGCTCTGCTTTAGCAAACAagagtacaacaacaacaagacgaGGTTGTTTATGTGGCACTTCACTCCTACGAGTCATCAAATCCTGAAGATCTAAATTTTAATCAAGGAGATCAAATCACTCTCATCAGTAAAAGTGAGCAACCAGCcctttttgaacacattttttcttaataaCTCAATCATGATGCCCCCAATTTTCCCCTACAGTTAACCAAGACTGGTTGGAAGGACGTTCTAATGGAAACACTGGCATCTTTCCTGTATCCTTTGTGGAGGAGGTTCCTGTGAATAACCAGTGATGTATGCAAATTGTAATGCACAACTCACTCACCTCAAAAGTGTCAAATAAGTCAATATTAGCTAACTTTTCCACTatcctccttcttcttcataGGCAATAGCGATACCTTTCCTGCCCTCCACAGCTTTCCGGACAGGGGTCTCTCCCAACTTTTCCTCCAAGCCACGCCAGCTTCGAGTTGCCAGAAACGATGCTGAAAGACAGTGTTGATGCTTGAGTGTGTTTTGACTTTGTACTGCATTTTTAGGACAATAAACAAGTGAAATTCTGCTCTTTGGGTGGCTATAAATGACACATACCAGCAGAGTTGGTGTTGGCTACGGTCAGATTTGGGTTTCTTAAGACAAGTGAAGAACTGTTTGAGCTCTCTTCGGGATCGCAGTCAAGTTTGTAGCTCCTCATTGCTCCGGTGATTAAAGACACGTCTGTTTCGTCACATTCTTTGAGCTCCTTTGGCAGGGGTACGTAATCTTTTCcacctaaaaagacaaaagaagctaagtttatctaaaaatatatataataataaatatataattaaagtCTTATCTTGAAACCCCATAAGAAGCACCTAGTTTCACTAAAACgtcaaataaatgaaatggCAGCTAAAAGCTTACCCAAAACTGAAAAGCTGCAGAAAAATAGACTAACCTGGCAAAAGATGTCTAAAGTCAGTGACATATTGCGCGGACCACTCCCTATTTCTGTTGCAGGCCACTTCCATCTCGAAAGGCGTTACCACAGGTCGATAAAACTCACTGGAGTCCAGCAGTAAGTTCTCAGGACacgaaatcaaaacaaaaatgtcaatttcgAGAAAGTTGGCAAGCTTGGGCACATTGAGCTTCCCCATGGCAAACACATAACTCTTCTTGCCCGCATTCCGGATAGCGTCTTTCAGCTGCCGGATTATAGCCAGGTAGTTTGCCACGCCAAGAGTGCCCACCAAAATGCCCACTACATTGGCATCCTTTGCCCTTTCAATAGCATAGAAGCGCTTCATCAGCACACGGTTGATCCCGGCAGACTCTTTCCTCCCGGTAGATGTCTCTGGGTCAAAAGACGAGAAGGAACAACGATTCCACGTCATCATGAAGTTACGCAAAGTTGCTCCATCTTGGCCCACATAGAACATGTGATAATCTTCAATGCTCAGTCCACTTTTCAAGGACAACTGTCTTCCGAAGTGAATACGTGGCTCATCTTGGTCCTCATCACTGTCTTTTTTACGCCGACCGTGGCTGTAGCAATGCTCGCCTTCCACAACAAGTTGTGaacaaacaacatttggataGTCTTCACAAAGTAGTGATGCAAGATTAtctaaggggaaaaaagaggaGTTAATAGCGAGCTAAATTTTTTCCTGATTCATTCTTAAGACTTTGGCCCAAAAGTGTGAAACATTGTGACATAAATGTTTATGCTTACCAATAGCGTGTGCGTATCTAACGTCATAGAGAATGAGGATATGGGCCTGTGGGTCAGTGTGCATTTCTCTGAAGGCCGAATTGCATTTGTCAACATCAATGCTGGCGATCTCGAAGACATACATTAGGGGCAGCCGTTTGGACGGACTCAAGCAGGCGCGACCGTAGTGGACCAGGCAGTCGGCGCCAACGTGCTCTGCTGCCACCTCATCCACGCAGCAACTGAccaaaacaattacaaacaaCATGAGATACATACACTGCTTGAAATCATACAGTTCATTATTGCACAGGATgacatccaaaataaaatatactacaaaaatacaaagagcacCCCAAATAACTAAAGAATTTACCTTCCATATGATGTGTCCGCTAGAATAAATAACTTTGCCTGAGTAATTCTTTCTATCTCAGCTGCCACTGCAGAGGAATCATGCAGAAGTTCATCAGGAAACTGCAGAGCAAccttgaataaatgaatatattatattaatatattaatccTAATTTCAAGTATTGTTGCAACATTAGGGCAGATGTCAAAGAGTACCTTCTTGAAGTCATTTTGACGGACAAAATCGCAGGTTTTTTGGATTTGATAGAATTCATCAAGCTTTTCCAGAGGTATGCTTCTCTTATTTTGGACGTCCACTTGACGGTGTATTGCAATTTCCGAGCTGCTACTGAACGCATCAGCCATGACTGCAGTAAATAACACTAGCACGGGATCTGTAAACATAACAATCACGCCATCAAATTAGGGTTataacatacaccatcttattTGGTGTTTAGTGGTtttgctgtttaaaaataatgttggcAATTACTCACGTCCCGTTTATCTTGAAGCCTGATCACTTACTCCATGTCGCCAGTTGtcgtgtgaaaaaaaacataaataattacTACTAACATACACTATTATGAAAGTTActtttatgtgtaaaatgacaaTCAAGTGGTATTAAGTGCgccagaaaaaaattgagtgtCATATGCACATGTTGTAACACATCAGATTTTTCCGGGAATGCTTTCACCTCCggttcaaaaacatttcaaaacaaaagcataaTCCATGCACACCCTAGTGGCGGTTGCGGGGTATGGCAATTGATGAGAGTGATATATGTAATAAGACCTTAAATACTAAACatacatttccatttatttttctaaaataacCATAATAATTTAAGTCTGGCATATTGTAAAGTACTGATCCACAAGATGCagcctttttaaaaacccaTTTTATTACACACAAGTGACACAAATGatagttaaataaaataaaaatgtacacataTTTACGTGTGACCAATTGAAAATGCAGAAGTCTGTATAATTTTCAACTTAAGCCATTTTGGAGAgataaaatgacacaaaacaaacaagtttGTGAATGTCGCACCATTAAATTGCTTTTTACATCCAAATACGATAAAAACCCAAAACTACTGTCAGACAAGTGAACACTGACcctaaagaggaaaaaacaaaacaaaaatgatttgttgtatttgtaatttgcatgatttcaaacatttttttactgctaCAGCCCTAAATAATAGAGAATAAAAGAGATTTTAACTAATGATAGAAAGGAATATTCTATCTAAATATACTGTATGTTATTTCTTACCTGCAAGATATTTTATGGAGTCCAATTTATGCGACTCCAGCATAGTTTTTAAACCCGCTACTTCTGTGTCTATTTTCATGTTAGTCTGAGTCAGATGACGATCTTGCTCGGctgtctggtaaaaaaaaaaaaaacaatgacaaaaaaaaactgcttttaatTTGTGCATTTAGCAATGACAATATCACTATCTCACGTATACAGACCTTTTCCAGAATTTCAGTCTGTGTTTCCAAAAGCTTCCTGTCATGATCCGCTTTCTGAAAATATAGATGTGCATGCcatcctatttaaaaaaaaagatcaggtgCCATTTTTATCAAATATAACCAAGATCGGTGGAGTTACCAGTTCTTTCACGGAACTCTTCTCTAAATTCATATCTAAAAAGGTGTCCGAGCGTATTTTATTCATCACATCCTAAAAGACAGTGAAGGatacaatgaaaaatatgaataactttAACTTGGAGTTCAATGGTA
It includes:
- the ncf2 gene encoding neutrophil cytosol factor 2, translating into MSFLDTLRQWDDAVTCVDRKNLAEALRMFLSIQEPNSKICFNIGCLQLLNQNLDAAEKAFDGSICKDEHLAVAFFQRGITFYKKQRYEESVSDFQLAHKALRGNQLIDYKVLGLRYKLYACEVLHNMALAEAHMGQWEKAQKNLVKALEYKTDTKISVLDRAMQSILKQKVYKAVEFPATVLFRPNKHYVAELEKKDYLGKAKVVASVVPRDHFSGFAPLKPQVEQEPSGPKEPEVLRALEGDPHIVRYEFIPETSDELAVVPGNIVFVLQKGSDNWASVIFNGRKGLVPYNYLEHLEMSLDTKRKNELSGPPSREPPTRPQRKQGLNRVDTSNGDFQQKDAWPIDNSCIVKVRYTFNFALSLKNGSTYSTLIEKISKKLNVSTFSVTLRLTSDPASVLNEDTDMKTVWGRAQNQHLTLWCYTKEVSPTKLKYSQEYIPNDHMLCFSKQEYNNNKTRLFMWHFTPTSHQILKI
- the dph2 gene encoding 2-(3-amino-3-carboxypropyl)histidine synthase subunit 2 — protein: MADAFSSSSEIAIHRQVDVQNKRSIPLEKLDEFYQIQKTCDFVRQNDFKKVALQFPDELLHDSSAVAAEIERITQAKLFILADTSYGSCCVDEVAAEHVGADCLVHYGRACLSPSKRLPLMYVFEIASIDVDKCNSAFREMHTDPQAHILILYDVRYAHAIDNLASLLCEDYPNVVCSQLVVEGEHCYSHGRRKKDSDEDQDEPRIHFGRQLSLKSGLSIEDYHMFYVGQDGATLRNFMMTWNRCSFSSFDPETSTGRKESAGINRVLMKRFYAIERAKDANVVGILVGTLGVANYLAIIRQLKDAIRNAGKKSYVFAMGKLNVPKLANFLEIDIFVLISCPENLLLDSSEFYRPVVTPFEMEVACNRNREWSAQYVTDFRHLLPGGKDYVPLPKELKECDETDVSLITGAMRSYKLDCDPEESSNSSSLVLRNPNLTVANTNSAASFLATRSWRGLEEKLGETPVRKAVEGRKGIAIAYEEEGG